Proteins from one Bradyrhizobium roseum genomic window:
- a CDS encoding cold-shock protein, with amino-acid sequence MAMTGTVKFFNGERGYGFIKPDDGGRDVFVHITAVERAGLKDLAEGQRITFEVEPDKKGKGPKAVNLMISS; translated from the coding sequence ATGGCCATGACTGGAACAGTCAAGTTCTTCAATGGAGAACGCGGCTACGGCTTCATCAAGCCCGATGATGGCGGCCGCGATGTGTTCGTTCACATCACCGCCGTCGAGCGGGCCGGACTGAAGGATCTGGCGGAAGGACAGCGCATTACGTTCGAGGTCGAACCGGACAAGAAGGGCAAAGGCCCCAAGGCGGTCAACCTGATGATTTCATCGTAA
- a CDS encoding outer membrane protein, producing the protein MKRSVFGALALTAACWTMPAGAADFYGSRAPYTVNQPLNAYSWAGPYLGGNLGYAWGSVANNPTKPSGFVGGVQAGYNWQNGGFVFGLEGDIQATGAEETFAPWKFSNPWFGTVRGRAGYAFNNIMFFGTGGLAFGELRATTFGLSESHTNAGWTLGAGAEMGFAPNWSAKIEYLYVDLANSNFVITGASNGYRFGVVRAGVNYRF; encoded by the coding sequence ATGAAAAGGTCTGTATTTGGCGCACTGGCGCTGACCGCCGCTTGCTGGACTATGCCCGCAGGGGCGGCCGACTTCTACGGATCGCGCGCACCCTATACCGTCAACCAGCCGCTCAACGCCTATAGCTGGGCCGGTCCCTATCTCGGCGGCAACCTCGGCTATGCCTGGGGTTCGGTCGCCAACAATCCGACCAAGCCGTCCGGCTTCGTCGGCGGTGTCCAGGCCGGCTACAACTGGCAGAACGGCGGCTTTGTGTTCGGTCTCGAAGGCGACATTCAGGCCACCGGCGCCGAGGAAACCTTTGCGCCTTGGAAATTCTCCAACCCCTGGTTCGGTACGGTCCGCGGCCGCGCCGGCTATGCCTTCAACAACATCATGTTCTTCGGCACCGGCGGTCTTGCTTTCGGCGAATTGCGCGCCACCACCTTCGGCCTGTCGGAATCCCACACCAATGCGGGCTGGACGCTCGGTGCCGGCGCCGAGATGGGTTTTGCCCCGAACTGGAGCGCCAAGATCGAATACCTCTATGTCGATCTGGCCAACAGCAACTTCGTCATTACAGGCGCGTCAAATGGCTATCGGTTCGGTGTGGTTCGCGCCGGCGTGAATTATCGGTTCTGA
- the uvrC gene encoding excinuclease ABC subunit UvrC has translation MDHDSTDRPEPPRKARRGSQPDLPPQELTAADVDPATTVAEEDDEARLPETAEDAGDEAAEAMAEGTLAVGHAAIENAVRLAPTSPGVYRMLNAASDVLYVGKAKNVRKRLSSYARVNAPLPARILRMIAATVTVEIISTTTETEALLLEANLIKQLRPRFNVQLRDDKSFPYILITGDHWAPQILKHRGAQSRPGRYFGPFANAGAVNRTITALQRAFLIRSCTDGFFESRTRPCLLYQIRRCSGPCTREIDFPGYGELVREASDFLSGRSHAVKQLLAGEMEKASTELEFETAALYRDRLAALSAIQSQQGINPRTVEEADVFAIHQEGGYSCVEVFFFRTGQNWGNRAYFPKAEKSFTPEEVLGAFLAQFYDDKPPPKLILLSHEIEESALLADALSVKAGFKVEVSTPKRGEKKELIAHALTNAREALGRKLSDTATQSRLLQGMATTLGLPQVPKRIEVYDNSHIQGTNAVGAMIVAGPDGFIKNQYRKFNIKSEGLTPGDDYAMMREVLERRFKRLLKPPEGDAATAKADDDSFPQWPDLVIIDGGRGQLNAVREIFEGLGLARVSLMAVAKGPERDAGRETLFMPDREAIKLEPRDPVLYFIQRLRDEAHRFVIGSHRKLRKKDIREAGLQEIPGIGPSRKRALLHHFGTLKEIERASIADLGKVPGVSAESARKIFEFFHAQPG, from the coding sequence ATGGATCACGATTCGACCGACCGACCGGAGCCCCCGCGCAAGGCGCGGCGGGGTTCTCAGCCGGATCTTCCGCCGCAGGAACTGACCGCCGCCGACGTCGACCCCGCGACGACAGTCGCCGAGGAGGACGACGAGGCGCGGCTGCCGGAAACGGCTGAAGATGCCGGCGATGAAGCGGCTGAGGCGATGGCCGAAGGCACGCTGGCGGTCGGACACGCCGCCATCGAGAACGCGGTGCGGCTGGCGCCGACCTCGCCCGGCGTCTACCGCATGCTCAATGCCGCCAGCGACGTGCTGTATGTCGGCAAGGCCAAAAACGTACGCAAGCGGCTCTCGTCCTACGCGCGCGTCAACGCGCCGCTGCCGGCGCGCATCCTGCGGATGATCGCCGCGACCGTGACGGTGGAGATCATCTCCACGACGACAGAGACCGAAGCGCTGCTGCTGGAAGCCAATCTGATCAAGCAGTTGCGGCCGCGCTTCAATGTGCAGCTGCGCGACGACAAGTCGTTCCCCTACATTCTGATCACGGGCGACCATTGGGCGCCGCAGATCCTCAAACATCGCGGCGCGCAATCGCGACCCGGGCGTTATTTCGGACCGTTCGCAAACGCCGGCGCCGTCAACCGCACCATCACGGCGCTGCAGCGCGCCTTCCTGATCCGCTCCTGCACCGACGGCTTTTTCGAAAGCCGCACCCGGCCCTGCCTGCTCTATCAGATCCGCCGTTGCTCCGGCCCCTGCACGCGCGAAATCGACTTCCCCGGCTACGGCGAGCTGGTGCGCGAGGCGAGCGACTTTCTGTCCGGCCGCAGCCATGCCGTGAAGCAGTTGCTCGCCGGTGAGATGGAGAAGGCGTCCACCGAGCTCGAATTCGAGACCGCGGCGCTGTATCGCGATCGCCTCGCCGCACTGTCGGCGATCCAGTCGCAGCAAGGCATCAACCCGCGCACCGTGGAAGAAGCCGACGTGTTCGCGATCCATCAGGAGGGCGGCTATTCCTGCGTGGAAGTGTTCTTCTTCCGCACCGGCCAGAACTGGGGAAACCGGGCCTATTTCCCGAAGGCCGAGAAATCGTTCACGCCGGAGGAGGTGCTGGGCGCATTCCTCGCGCAATTCTACGACGACAAGCCGCCGCCGAAGCTGATCCTGCTGTCGCACGAGATCGAGGAAAGCGCGCTGCTGGCGGACGCACTCTCGGTCAAGGCCGGCTTCAAGGTGGAAGTCTCGACACCGAAGCGCGGTGAGAAGAAGGAACTGATCGCCCACGCCCTGACCAATGCGCGCGAGGCGCTCGGCCGCAAGCTCAGCGATACCGCGACCCAAAGCCGGCTGCTGCAGGGCATGGCGACCACGCTCGGGCTGCCGCAGGTGCCGAAGCGCATAGAGGTCTATGACAACAGCCACATCCAGGGCACCAATGCCGTCGGCGCAATGATCGTGGCCGGACCGGACGGCTTCATCAAGAACCAGTACCGCAAGTTCAACATCAAGTCCGAGGGACTGACGCCCGGCGACGACTACGCGATGATGCGCGAAGTCCTGGAACGGCGCTTCAAGCGGCTGTTGAAGCCGCCGGAGGGCGACGCTGCAACGGCCAAGGCCGACGATGATTCATTTCCACAATGGCCCGATCTCGTCATCATCGACGGCGGCCGCGGCCAGCTCAATGCCGTGCGGGAGATTTTCGAGGGCCTCGGACTTGCCCGGGTCTCGCTGATGGCCGTGGCAAAAGGCCCGGAACGCGATGCCGGGCGGGAGACGCTGTTCATGCCGGACCGTGAGGCGATCAAGCTGGAGCCGCGCGACCCGGTGCTGTATTTCATCCAGCGGCTGCGCGACGAGGCGCACCGCTTCGTGATCGGCTCGCACCGCAAGCTGCGGAAAAAGGACATCCGGGAGGCGGGCCTGCAGGAAATTCCGGGCATCGGCCCGTCACGGAAACGTGCCTTGCTGCATCATTTTGGAACGCTGAAGGAGATCGAACGGGCATCGATTGCGGACCTTGGCAAGGTTCCCGGCGTCAGCGCCGAGAGTGCCCGCAAGATTTTCGAGTTTTTCCATGCACAGCCGGGTTAA
- the pgsA gene encoding CDP-diacylglycerol--glycerol-3-phosphate 3-phosphatidyltransferase translates to MNIATTRGQTKSLSLPNILTYARIAAIPVVVGCIYWQSIMDGPLWLRWVALAVFLAAAVTDYLDGYYARIWDQQSAFGRMLDPIADKLLVASCLLMLAADGSINRWTLWAAFVILCREILVSGLREYLAALRVSVPVTQLAKWKTTVQLVAIGFLIAGEAGEAILPWTTLIGIILLWISALVTIYTGWDYFRAGIHHLIEEDEG, encoded by the coding sequence ATGAACATTGCGACCACCAGGGGACAAACCAAGAGTCTGTCCCTGCCGAATATCCTGACCTACGCGCGCATCGCCGCCATTCCGGTGGTGGTCGGCTGCATCTATTGGCAATCCATCATGGATGGCCCACTGTGGCTGCGCTGGGTGGCGCTGGCAGTCTTTCTCGCCGCGGCAGTCACCGACTATCTCGATGGCTATTATGCACGAATCTGGGACCAGCAATCGGCCTTCGGCCGGATGCTCGATCCGATCGCCGACAAGCTGTTGGTAGCATCCTGCCTCCTGATGCTTGCGGCCGACGGCAGCATCAATCGCTGGACGCTGTGGGCGGCGTTCGTGATCCTGTGCCGCGAAATCCTGGTTTCGGGTCTGCGCGAGTACCTCGCCGCGTTGCGCGTCAGCGTACCCGTGACCCAGCTTGCGAAGTGGAAGACCACGGTGCAACTGGTGGCGATCGGCTTCCTGATCGCCGGCGAGGCCGGCGAAGCGATACTGCCCTGGACCACGCTGATCGGCATCATCCTGCTGTGGATCTCGGCGCTTGTCACGATCTACACCGGCTGGGATTATTTCCGCGCCGGCATCCATCACCTCATCGAGGAGGATGAGGGATGA
- the moaD gene encoding molybdopterin converting factor subunit 1 produces MRVKYFAWVRERVGVAEETVQPPADVRTVTDLIGWLSSRGEAYAYAFEKPKVIRAAIDHAHVKPDAAIAGAREIAFFPPMTGG; encoded by the coding sequence ATGAGGGTGAAATATTTCGCCTGGGTGCGCGAACGGGTCGGCGTGGCCGAGGAAACCGTCCAGCCCCCTGCCGACGTGCGCACGGTAACCGACTTGATTGGCTGGCTCTCCAGCCGCGGCGAAGCCTATGCCTACGCGTTTGAGAAGCCGAAGGTGATCCGCGCCGCGATCGACCATGCGCATGTCAAGCCGGACGCGGCGATCGCGGGCGCGCGCGAGATTGCGTTTTTCCCGCCGATGACCGGCGGCTGA
- a CDS encoding molybdenum cofactor biosynthesis protein MoaE, with amino-acid sequence MSVTATIRIQEADFDVAQEIAALSKGRTDVGAIVTFSGVCRGSENGEPIAALTLEHYPGMAEAEIGRHADEALARWPLQGLTIIHRFGRIAPGENIVLVVTASSHRQAAFEAADFLMDYLKTNAPFWKREESEKGTSWIEARDHDDAAAARWTKP; translated from the coding sequence ATGTCCGTCACCGCGACCATCCGAATCCAGGAAGCCGATTTCGACGTCGCGCAGGAGATCGCGGCGCTGAGCAAGGGCCGCACCGACGTGGGCGCTATTGTTACCTTCAGCGGCGTCTGCCGCGGCAGCGAAAACGGCGAACCGATCGCCGCGCTGACGCTGGAGCACTATCCCGGAATGGCCGAGGCCGAGATCGGGCGCCACGCCGACGAGGCGCTGGCGCGCTGGCCCTTGCAGGGCCTCACCATCATACACCGCTTCGGCCGCATCGCGCCGGGCGAGAACATCGTGCTGGTCGTGACGGCGTCGTCGCATCGGCAGGCAGCGTTCGAGGCGGCGGACTTCCTGATGGACTACCTCAAGACCAACGCGCCGTTCTGGAAGCGCGAGGAAAGCGAAAAAGGCACGAGCTGGATCGAAGCGCGCGACCATGACGATGCCGCCGCCGCGCGCTGGACCAAACCCTGA
- the prmB gene encoding 50S ribosomal protein L3 N(5)-glutamine methyltransferase has product MAKRTKPPAKRGPAVSKLPKVGAGELLTLLDFVRYAASRFLEARLVFAHGTTDPVAEAAFIVCEALHLHPDQFESFAMARVTATEGRKILDLIARRVTTRKPAAYLVNKIYMRGLPFYVDERTIVPRSFIGELLEDHFGGSDDEDAGSLISDPGSVESVLDLCTGSGCLAILAARNFPNAEIDAVDISKGAMEVAARNVRDYGLEHRLTLHRGDLFEPLDGKRYNLIISNPPYVDAEGMADLPRECRAEPKLAFDGGADGLDIVRRILGQAKAHLTPQGGLLCEIGRCRPQLEDAYPHLPLLWLDTEDSEGEVFWIAAADL; this is encoded by the coding sequence ATGGCCAAACGCACCAAGCCCCCGGCAAAGCGCGGCCCGGCCGTTTCGAAACTCCCAAAGGTCGGTGCGGGCGAATTGCTGACGTTGCTCGATTTCGTCCGCTACGCCGCCAGCCGCTTCCTCGAAGCCAGGCTGGTGTTTGCGCATGGCACCACCGATCCGGTCGCGGAAGCCGCCTTCATCGTTTGCGAGGCGCTGCATCTGCACCCCGACCAGTTCGAGAGTTTTGCGATGGCACGGGTCACCGCGACCGAGGGCAGAAAGATCCTCGACCTGATCGCGCGCCGCGTCACGACGCGAAAACCCGCAGCCTACCTCGTCAACAAGATCTACATGCGCGGCCTGCCGTTCTATGTCGACGAGCGCACCATCGTGCCGCGCTCGTTCATCGGCGAATTGCTGGAGGATCATTTCGGCGGCAGCGACGACGAGGATGCCGGCTCGCTGATCTCGGACCCGGGGAGCGTGGAAAGCGTGCTCGACCTCTGCACCGGCTCGGGCTGCCTTGCCATTCTGGCGGCGCGGAATTTTCCCAATGCCGAAATCGACGCGGTGGATATTTCAAAGGGTGCCATGGAAGTCGCCGCACGCAATGTCCGGGATTACGGGCTGGAGCACCGGCTGACGCTGCACCGCGGCGATCTGTTCGAGCCGCTGGACGGCAAGCGCTACAATTTGATCATTTCCAATCCGCCCTATGTCGATGCGGAAGGCATGGCCGATCTGCCCCGCGAGTGCCGTGCCGAGCCAAAACTTGCCTTCGACGGCGGGGCTGACGGGCTCGACATCGTCAGGCGCATCCTCGGCCAGGCCAAAGCGCATCTGACGCCGCAGGGCGGGCTGTTATGCGAGATCGGCCGCTGCCGCCCGCAACTCGAAGACGCCTATCCGCATCTGCCGCTGCTCTGGCTCGACACCGAGGATTCCGAGGGCGAAGTGTTCTGGATCGCCGCCGCCGACCTCTGA